A single region of the Gossypium arboreum isolate Shixiya-1 chromosome 12, ASM2569848v2, whole genome shotgun sequence genome encodes:
- the LOC108477142 gene encoding rop guanine nucleotide exchange factor 3-like isoform X1 has protein sequence MENSSNSDENYDVGYQPSPCSTDPNDQSTMSGDSFVYCRTYSSTSVFSEPVDDHHSCCSEASPSCSSHWSTRRSGGVVPQKQALLTRLVTKQCKNSNADDHQKLDDLESLDLELEMMKERFAKLLLGEDMSGSGKGVCTAITISNSITNLYATVFGQNLRLEPLNPEKKALWKREMDCLLSVCDYIVEFTPKSHNLRNGAAVEIMESRQRSDIYINLPALRKLDAMLIEILDSFQDREFWYAEQGSISANSTRMGSFRRVVQRNDEKWWVPVPCVPSSGLTEKARKHLRHKRECANQIHKAAMSINNSVLSEMEIPDSYMASLPKSGRASIGDPIYRYMYTTEKFSPEYLLDCLNIASEHEALELADRVEASMYTWRRKACMIHSKSSWNMVKDLMSDIDRSDKNHILAERAESLLFSLKQRYPELSQTSLDTCKIQYNRDVGQAILESYSRVLEGLAFNIVAWIEDVFFVDSTTRNQD, from the exons ATGGAGAATTCATCAAACAGTGATGAAAACTATGATGTGGGTTATCAACCATCACCTTGTTCAACTGATCCAAATGATCAGTCAACCATGAGTGGTGATTCATTTGTGTATTGCCGAACATATTCATCGACTTCAGTATTTTCTGAACCTGTTGATGATCACCATAGTTGCTGTAGTGAAGCTTCACCTTCTTGTTCTTCTCATTGGTCAACTAGGAGATCTGGTGGGGTTGTTCCTCAAAAGCAAGCTCTTCTTACAAGGCTTGTAACAAAACAGTGCAAAAATAGCAATGCAGATGATCATCAAAAGCTTGATGATTTGGAATCATTGGATTTAG AACTTGAAATGATGAAGGAAAGATTTGCAAAACTTTTACTGGGAGAAGATATGTCTGGAAGTGGAAAAGGAGTATGCACAGCTATCACAATCTCAAATTCCATAACCAATCTTTACG CAACTGTATTTGGGCAAAATTTGAGGTTGGAGCCATTGAACCCTGAAAAGAAAGCTCTTTGGAAAAGAGAAATGGATTGTCTTTTATCTGTCTGTGATTATATTGTGGAATTTACCCCCAAGTCACACAATTTACGTAATGGAGCAGCTGTTGAG ATAATGGAAAGCAGGCAAAGATCAGATATTTACATCAATCTTCCAGCACTGAGAAAATTGGATGCAATGCTCATT GAAATACTGGATAGCTTCCAGGATAGAGAATTCTGGTACGCAGAGCAAGGGAGTATATCGGCAAATTCGACCCGTATGGGTTCATTTCGAAGAGTTGTTCAAAGAAATGACGAGAAATGGTGGGTACCGGTGCCGTGTGTTCCTTCAAGTGGTCTTACCGAGAAAGCGAGGAAGCACTTGCGACATAAACGAGAATGTGCTAATCAAATTCACAAGGCTGCAATGTCTATAAACAACAGTGTTCTTTCTGAGATGGAAATCCCAGATTCATACATGGCATCACTTCCAAAG AGTGGAAGAGCCAGCATCGGAGACCCGATATACCGCTACATGTACACCACAGAAAAATTCTCCCCTGAGTATCTACTTGATTGTCTCAACATAGCATCCGAACATGAAGCACTTGAACTTGCAGATCGTGTTGAAGCTTCAATGTACACATGGAGACGTAAAGCATGCATGATCCATTCAAAATCATCATGGAATATGGTGAAAGACTTAATGTCCGACATCGATCGAAGTGACAAAAACCATATATTAGCTGAAAGAGCAGAGAGCTTGTTATTTTCATTGAAGCAAAGATACCCTGAACTCTCACAAACGTCCCTAGACACATGCAAAATTCAGTACAATAGG GATGTGGGGCAAGCAATCCTTGAGAGTTATTCGAGGGTATTAGAAGGACTAGCTTTCAACATTGTTGCTTGGATTGAAGATGTGTTTTTTGTAGACAGTACAACAAGAAACCAAGACTGA
- the LOC108477353 gene encoding F-box/kelch-repeat protein SKIP4 isoform X1 — translation MQEFSIEIENPEGGSEGISRMRQPQEPLIRGLPDDIALLCLARVPREYHTVLKFVSRRWRDLVHGEGLHAHRKKHNLDETWIYALCRDKFEQVCCYVLDPNSSRRSWKQMRELPSHSLLRKGVGFEVLGKRLYLMGGCRWSEDATDETYCYDASKNSWTEANPLSTARCYFACEVLGQKIYAIGGLGLNSSVPHSWDTYDPCTNNWTSHSDGNIVPEIEDSFVLGEKIYIRCGRSAVTSQVYAVVYEPSSGTWQHADADMVSGWQGPAVVVDETLYVLDESSGTRLMMWEKDLREWVAIGRLSPLLTRPPCKLVAVGKSIYVIGKGRSTVVVDVSNAGNGGGMMVSSSIPKRTSNDEIINCKCLSI, via the exons ATGCAAGAGTTTTCTATTGAAATAGAGAATCCGGAAGGTGGATCAGAAGGTATCAGTCGAATGAGACAACCGCAAGAGCCACTGATACGTGGACTTCCCGATGATATCGCGCTTTTATGCTTGGCTAGAGTCCCTCGAGAATATCATACTGTCCTGAAGTTTGTTTCTAGGAGATGGAGGGATTTGGTGCATGGAGAAGGGTTGCATGCTCATCGTAAAAAGCATAATTTAGATGAAACTTGGATTTATGCTTTATGTCGAGACAAGTTTGAGCAGGTTTGCTGTTATGTATTGGATCCCAATTCTTCGAGAAGATCTTGGAAGCAAATGCGGGAGCTTCCGTCTCACAGCTTGCTGAGAAAAGGTGTAGGTTTTGAAGTGTTGGGGAAGAGACTTTACTTGATGGGTGGCTGCCGATGGTCTGAAGATGCTACTGATGAGACCTACTGTTACGATGCTTCGAAAAACTCTTGGACTGAAGCTAATCCCTTATCAACTGCAAG ATGCTACTTTGCGTGTGAAGTCCTCGGCCAGAAAATATATGCAATTGGTGGATTGGGTTTAAACTCAAGTGTTCCACATTCTTGGGACACGTATGATCCTTGCACAAACAATTGGACTTCTCACTCAGACGGAAACATTGTTCCCGAAATCGAAGATTCTTTCGTATTGGGTGAGAAAATCTATATCCGCTGTGGCCGATCTGCTGTAACCTCTCAAGTTTATGCAGTAGTTTATGAACCATCAAGTGGAACTTGGCAACATGCAGATGCTGACATGGTATCAGGCTGGCAAGGGCCTGCAGTTGTAGTAGATGAGACACTTTACGTGTTGGATGAGAGTTCTGGAACAAGGTTAATGATGTGGGAAAAAGATCTTCGGGAGTGGGTGGCTATAGGGAGGCTTTCACCCTTACTTACAAGACCGCCCTGTAAACTTGTTGCCGTCGGGAAAAGCATCTATGTGATAGGGAAGGGGCGTAGCACGGTAGTTGTCGATGTTAGCAATGCAGGAAATGGTGGAGGAATGATGGTGAGTTCTTCCATACCTAAACGGACTTCAAATGACGAGATAATTAATTGTAAATGTTTGTCCATCTGA
- the LOC128279213 gene encoding putative pentatricopeptide repeat-containing protein At3g01580: protein MFSQSRNAQKLFAEITQRIKSSPTKISATLFHRNSSHDDTVEPSAENDHVLVSWTSKLSKLVKQGQPEEAICLFKRMLLLKSNQRPNYVTILSLIKALDALHWDVLVMMVHGLVVKMGFISEPSVLTALIGSYSVYGMGTCWSLFHQIPDKDVVLWSAVVSACVKNKDYLEALDLFRRMQFIGLKVNHVSIVSILPACANLGALRLGREIHGFIIKRMFSHVISVQNSLVDMYAKCRNLESGIRVFDGMLEKDLVSWRTVIRGYIENECGIEATNIFSKMQLLSFFAPDEFVVRDMIMAVLQSGENKLGSAFHCYILKNGFLAFVSVATALLQMYAKFGMVCSARSVFDHIGNKDVIAWNAMISAYTQSKLPFNAVDTFTQMLHMNAKPNEFSLISLLQMCSLMASQEVSHELGDSIHAFIEKVGYLRNVYLSSALIDFYCRSGRVKQGKALFDEVPIKDLICWSSLINGYGLNGYGIEALETFSNMLDCGIKPNEIIFLSVLSACSHCGLEYEGWNWFYSMKEKYNVTPKLAHYACMVDLLSRQGNIEQALDFVKKMPMEPDKRIWGAILAGCRLTPGPIENVEFVVEQLATLDPQNSTNYYTILSDLYASEGREEDVERMRRLVENA, encoded by the coding sequence ATGTTTTCTCAATCTCGCAATGCACAGAAGCTGTTTGCAGAAATTACCCAAAGAATTAAAAGCTCGCCGACGAAAATCTCTGCTACTTTATTCCATAGGAATTCAAGCCACGATGACACTGTTGAGCCCAGTGCTGAAAATGATCATGTATTGGTATCATGGACATCCAAGTTATCCAAATTGGTGAAACAAGGGCAGCCAGAGGAAGCCATTTGCTTGTTCAAGAGAATGCTATTGTTGAAGAGTAATCAAAGGCCTAACTATGTTACAATTTTAAGCTTAATAAAAGCCTTAGATGCTCTACATTGGGATGTTTTGGTAATGATGGTTCATGGGTTGGTGGTCAAAATGGGGTTTATATCAGAGCCCTCCGTTTTAACTGCTCTTATTGGGTCTTATTCCGTTTATGGTATGGGAACTTGTTGGAGTTTGTTTCATCAAATACCTGATAAAGATGTTGTTTTATGGAGTGCTGTGGTTTCTGCTTGTGTTAAGAATAAGGATTATCTGGAGGCTCTTGACTTGTTTAGAAGAATGCAATTTATTGGGTTGAAAGTTAATCATGTTAGTATTGTCAGCATTTTGCCTGCTTGTGCTAATCTTGGCGCTCTACGGTTAGGTAGAGAAATACACGGTTTTATTATAAAAAGAATGTTTTCTCATGTTATTAGTGTTCAGAATTCATTGGTTGATATGTATGCAAAATGTAGGAATCTCGAGTCAGGGATTCGTGTTTTTGATGGGATGTTGGAGAAGGACTTGGTTTCTTGGAGGACTGTGATTCGCGGTTACATCGAGAATGAATGTGGGATAGAAGCAACTAATATCTTCTCGAAGATGCAGCTGTTGTCTTTTTTTGCCCCGGATGAATTTGTTGTCCGGGATATGATTATGGCTGTGTTACAATCTGGAGAGAATAAACTTGGATCTGCATTTCATTGCTATATTTTGAAAAACGGGTTCTTGGCTTTTGTTTCTGTTGCAACTGCTCTTTTGCAGATGTATGCTAAGTTTGGAATGGTTTGTTCAGCTAGGAGTGTATTTGATCACATTGGCAATAAAGATGTCATTGCATGGAATGCAATGATCTCAGCTTACACCCAAAGCAAGTTACCTTTTAATGCCGTGGATACATTTACACAGATGTTACATATGAACGCGAAACCTAATGAATTCAGTTTAATTAGTCTACTGCAAATGTGTTCTTTGATGGCATCTCAAGAAGTATCTCATGAACTTGGAGATAGCATCCATGCTTTCATAGAAAAAGTTGGTTACTTGAGGAATGTTTATTTATCATCAGCCTTGATAGATTTCTACTGCAGATCAGGAAGGGTCAAGCAAGGAAAGGCTCTTTTTGATGAAGTTCCTATCAAAGATCTCATTTGTTGGAGTTCATTGATTAATGGATATGGATTAAATGGTTATGGAATTGAGGCTCTTGAGACATTCTCAAATATGTTAGATTGCGGGATAAAGCcaaatgaaattatttttctttctgtTTTATCTGCTTGTAGTCATTGCGGGCTAGAATACGAGGGTTGGAACTGGTTTTATTCTATGAAAGAGAAGTATAATGTCACTCCAAAGCTTGCACACTATGCATGCATGGTGGATTTGCTCAGTCGCCAGGGTAATATTGAACAAGCGCTAGACTTTGTGAAGAAAATGCCAATGGAGCCAGATAAAAGAATCTGGGGAGCTATTCTTGCTGGTTGTCGATTAACGCCTGGGCCAATTGAGAATGTAGAGTTCGTTGTTGAACAGCTTGCTACCTTGGATCCACAAAATAGCACTAACTATTACACAATTTTATCAGACCTATATGCAAGTGAAGGTAGAGAGGAAGATGTAGAGAGGATGAGAAGATTGGTGGAGAATGCCTAG
- the LOC108477383 gene encoding elicitor-responsive protein 3 produces the protein MKEGILEVLIVNAEDIRHTNLIGRPAYYVILQCGTKEYRTKTSPGKHKKVLWNEKFKFNFPLSEWKNLTHIKFRIMDKEFFKNNGFVGETRIHLGGIITEGTDKGFIVLRPAPYNVVLEDDTYKGQIKIGFKFIANKEVQNEIREFAVMPNEPRSICTCIKNLWKFPWWICLYPFKQENSKKEQKHE, from the exons ATGAAAGAAGGAATCCTCGAAGTTCTTATCGTAAATGCTGAAGACATTAGACACACTAATCTTATCG GAAGACCCGCATACTATGTTATATTACAATGTGGAACTAAAGAATACAGAACCAAAACATCACCAG GAAAACATAAGAAAGTATTGTGGAATGAGAAATTCAAGTTCAATTTTCCGCTATCCGAATGGAAAAACTTAACTCATATAAAATTCAGGATCATGGACAAGGAATTCTTCAAAAACAACGGTTTTGTTGGTGAAACCAG AATTCACCTTGGTGGAATAATTACTGAAGGAACTGACAAAGGATTTATAGTATTGAGACCAGCTCCTTACAATGTAGTGCTTGAAGATGATACCTATAAAGGACAGATAAAGATTGGGTTTAAATTCATTGCTAAT aaAGAAGTGCAAAATGAGATTCGAGAATTTGCTGTGATGCCTAATGAACCAAGGTCAATTTGTACCTGCATCAAGAATCTATGGAAATTCCCATGGTGGATATGTTTATACCCCTTTAAACAGGAAAATTCCAAAAAGGAGCAGAAGCATGAGTGA
- the LOC108477353 gene encoding F-box/kelch-repeat protein SKIP4 isoform X2, translated as MRQPQEPLIRGLPDDIALLCLARVPREYHTVLKFVSRRWRDLVHGEGLHAHRKKHNLDETWIYALCRDKFEQVCCYVLDPNSSRRSWKQMRELPSHSLLRKGVGFEVLGKRLYLMGGCRWSEDATDETYCYDASKNSWTEANPLSTARCYFACEVLGQKIYAIGGLGLNSSVPHSWDTYDPCTNNWTSHSDGNIVPEIEDSFVLGEKIYIRCGRSAVTSQVYAVVYEPSSGTWQHADADMVSGWQGPAVVVDETLYVLDESSGTRLMMWEKDLREWVAIGRLSPLLTRPPCKLVAVGKSIYVIGKGRSTVVVDVSNAGNGGGMMVSSSIPKRTSNDEIINCKCLSI; from the exons ATGAGACAACCGCAAGAGCCACTGATACGTGGACTTCCCGATGATATCGCGCTTTTATGCTTGGCTAGAGTCCCTCGAGAATATCATACTGTCCTGAAGTTTGTTTCTAGGAGATGGAGGGATTTGGTGCATGGAGAAGGGTTGCATGCTCATCGTAAAAAGCATAATTTAGATGAAACTTGGATTTATGCTTTATGTCGAGACAAGTTTGAGCAGGTTTGCTGTTATGTATTGGATCCCAATTCTTCGAGAAGATCTTGGAAGCAAATGCGGGAGCTTCCGTCTCACAGCTTGCTGAGAAAAGGTGTAGGTTTTGAAGTGTTGGGGAAGAGACTTTACTTGATGGGTGGCTGCCGATGGTCTGAAGATGCTACTGATGAGACCTACTGTTACGATGCTTCGAAAAACTCTTGGACTGAAGCTAATCCCTTATCAACTGCAAG ATGCTACTTTGCGTGTGAAGTCCTCGGCCAGAAAATATATGCAATTGGTGGATTGGGTTTAAACTCAAGTGTTCCACATTCTTGGGACACGTATGATCCTTGCACAAACAATTGGACTTCTCACTCAGACGGAAACATTGTTCCCGAAATCGAAGATTCTTTCGTATTGGGTGAGAAAATCTATATCCGCTGTGGCCGATCTGCTGTAACCTCTCAAGTTTATGCAGTAGTTTATGAACCATCAAGTGGAACTTGGCAACATGCAGATGCTGACATGGTATCAGGCTGGCAAGGGCCTGCAGTTGTAGTAGATGAGACACTTTACGTGTTGGATGAGAGTTCTGGAACAAGGTTAATGATGTGGGAAAAAGATCTTCGGGAGTGGGTGGCTATAGGGAGGCTTTCACCCTTACTTACAAGACCGCCCTGTAAACTTGTTGCCGTCGGGAAAAGCATCTATGTGATAGGGAAGGGGCGTAGCACGGTAGTTGTCGATGTTAGCAATGCAGGAAATGGTGGAGGAATGATGGTGAGTTCTTCCATACCTAAACGGACTTCAAATGACGAGATAATTAATTGTAAATGTTTGTCCATCTGA
- the LOC108477142 gene encoding rop guanine nucleotide exchange factor 3-like isoform X2 yields MENSSNSDENYDVGYQPSPCSTDPNDQSTMSGDSFVYCRTYSSTSVFSEPVDDHHSCCSEASPSCSSHWSTRRSGGVVPQKQALLTRLVTKQCKNSNADDHQKLDDLESLDLATVFGQNLRLEPLNPEKKALWKREMDCLLSVCDYIVEFTPKSHNLRNGAAVEIMESRQRSDIYINLPALRKLDAMLIEILDSFQDREFWYAEQGSISANSTRMGSFRRVVQRNDEKWWVPVPCVPSSGLTEKARKHLRHKRECANQIHKAAMSINNSVLSEMEIPDSYMASLPKSGRASIGDPIYRYMYTTEKFSPEYLLDCLNIASEHEALELADRVEASMYTWRRKACMIHSKSSWNMVKDLMSDIDRSDKNHILAERAESLLFSLKQRYPELSQTSLDTCKIQYNRDVGQAILESYSRVLEGLAFNIVAWIEDVFFVDSTTRNQD; encoded by the exons ATGGAGAATTCATCAAACAGTGATGAAAACTATGATGTGGGTTATCAACCATCACCTTGTTCAACTGATCCAAATGATCAGTCAACCATGAGTGGTGATTCATTTGTGTATTGCCGAACATATTCATCGACTTCAGTATTTTCTGAACCTGTTGATGATCACCATAGTTGCTGTAGTGAAGCTTCACCTTCTTGTTCTTCTCATTGGTCAACTAGGAGATCTGGTGGGGTTGTTCCTCAAAAGCAAGCTCTTCTTACAAGGCTTGTAACAAAACAGTGCAAAAATAGCAATGCAGATGATCATCAAAAGCTTGATGATTTGGAATCATTGGATTTAG CAACTGTATTTGGGCAAAATTTGAGGTTGGAGCCATTGAACCCTGAAAAGAAAGCTCTTTGGAAAAGAGAAATGGATTGTCTTTTATCTGTCTGTGATTATATTGTGGAATTTACCCCCAAGTCACACAATTTACGTAATGGAGCAGCTGTTGAG ATAATGGAAAGCAGGCAAAGATCAGATATTTACATCAATCTTCCAGCACTGAGAAAATTGGATGCAATGCTCATT GAAATACTGGATAGCTTCCAGGATAGAGAATTCTGGTACGCAGAGCAAGGGAGTATATCGGCAAATTCGACCCGTATGGGTTCATTTCGAAGAGTTGTTCAAAGAAATGACGAGAAATGGTGGGTACCGGTGCCGTGTGTTCCTTCAAGTGGTCTTACCGAGAAAGCGAGGAAGCACTTGCGACATAAACGAGAATGTGCTAATCAAATTCACAAGGCTGCAATGTCTATAAACAACAGTGTTCTTTCTGAGATGGAAATCCCAGATTCATACATGGCATCACTTCCAAAG AGTGGAAGAGCCAGCATCGGAGACCCGATATACCGCTACATGTACACCACAGAAAAATTCTCCCCTGAGTATCTACTTGATTGTCTCAACATAGCATCCGAACATGAAGCACTTGAACTTGCAGATCGTGTTGAAGCTTCAATGTACACATGGAGACGTAAAGCATGCATGATCCATTCAAAATCATCATGGAATATGGTGAAAGACTTAATGTCCGACATCGATCGAAGTGACAAAAACCATATATTAGCTGAAAGAGCAGAGAGCTTGTTATTTTCATTGAAGCAAAGATACCCTGAACTCTCACAAACGTCCCTAGACACATGCAAAATTCAGTACAATAGG GATGTGGGGCAAGCAATCCTTGAGAGTTATTCGAGGGTATTAGAAGGACTAGCTTTCAACATTGTTGCTTGGATTGAAGATGTGTTTTTTGTAGACAGTACAACAAGAAACCAAGACTGA